One Pleuronectes platessa chromosome 9, fPlePla1.1, whole genome shotgun sequence genomic region harbors:
- the si:ch211-247n2.1 gene encoding calcium-activated potassium channel subunit beta-2 isoform X1: MLTHRSFRKAEAHCTSGRVNTSGSNGGLPYPHASERMFLLTGSKATNGRSERRSIYQKFREYEVLDKRKTVTALRAGEDRAILLGLSMVFFSVMTYFVLGITILRSYSDSVWTNEVSCTIVNSTIMWDVNCSYSCGSECWKNSRYPCLQVYVSLNSSGKVMRLLHNEETEDNNPECFYIPKCRKDYAATHAIVQNISGRLRPQHSVQCFVDPAERMDCAILTQIYGRVAVFHSLFWPTCTLIGGAIIVAMVKFTQYLSIMCERLSRIKT; encoded by the exons ATGCTGACCCACAGGAGCTTCAGAAAGGCCGAAGCCCACTGCACCTCAGG GAGAGTCAACACCTCTGGCAGCAACGGTGGACTTCCTTACCCACATGCCTCAGAGAGGATGTTTCTTTTGACAGGAAGTAAAGCAACAAATGGAAGAAGCGAGCGCAG ATCCATCTACCAGAAGTTCCGTGAGTATGAGGTGCTGGACAAGAGGAAGACGGTGACAGCtctgagagcaggagaggacagAGCCATACTGCTGGGCCTCAGCATGGTCTTCTTCTCTGTCATGACATACTTTGTCCTTGGAATCACCATACTGCGCTCTTACTCGGACAG TGTGTGGACTAATGAGGTCAGCTGCACCATCGTGAACTCCACCATCATGTGGGATGTAAACTGTTCGTACAGCTGTGGGTCGGAGTGCTGGAAGAACTCCCGTTACCCCTGTCTCCAGGTCTACGTCAGCCTCAACTCCTCAGGAAAGGTGATGCGACTGCTGCACAACGAGGAGACTGAGGACAACAACCCAGAG TGCTTCTACATCCCAAAGTGTCGTAAAGACTATGCAGCCACACACGCCATAGTTCAGAACATTTCTGGGCGTCTCAGGCCTCAGCACTCAGTTCAGTGTTTCGTGGACCCTGCGGAGAGGATGGACTGTGCCATTTTGACTCAGATTTACGGTCGGGTCGCCGTCTTCCACTCCCTGTTCTGGCCAACCTGCACACTGATTGGAGGAGCCATTATCGTTGCCATGGTGAAGTTCACTCAGTACCTATCCATCATGTGTGAGCGACTGAGCCGCATCAAGACGTGA
- the si:ch211-247n2.1 gene encoding calcium-activated potassium channel subunit beta-2 isoform X2 translates to MFLLTGSKATNGRSERRSIYQKFREYEVLDKRKTVTALRAGEDRAILLGLSMVFFSVMTYFVLGITILRSYSDSVWTNEVSCTIVNSTIMWDVNCSYSCGSECWKNSRYPCLQVYVSLNSSGKVMRLLHNEETEDNNPECFYIPKCRKDYAATHAIVQNISGRLRPQHSVQCFVDPAERMDCAILTQIYGRVAVFHSLFWPTCTLIGGAIIVAMVKFTQYLSIMCERLSRIKT, encoded by the exons ATGTTTCTTTTGACAGGAAGTAAAGCAACAAATGGAAGAAGCGAGCGCAG ATCCATCTACCAGAAGTTCCGTGAGTATGAGGTGCTGGACAAGAGGAAGACGGTGACAGCtctgagagcaggagaggacagAGCCATACTGCTGGGCCTCAGCATGGTCTTCTTCTCTGTCATGACATACTTTGTCCTTGGAATCACCATACTGCGCTCTTACTCGGACAG TGTGTGGACTAATGAGGTCAGCTGCACCATCGTGAACTCCACCATCATGTGGGATGTAAACTGTTCGTACAGCTGTGGGTCGGAGTGCTGGAAGAACTCCCGTTACCCCTGTCTCCAGGTCTACGTCAGCCTCAACTCCTCAGGAAAGGTGATGCGACTGCTGCACAACGAGGAGACTGAGGACAACAACCCAGAG TGCTTCTACATCCCAAAGTGTCGTAAAGACTATGCAGCCACACACGCCATAGTTCAGAACATTTCTGGGCGTCTCAGGCCTCAGCACTCAGTTCAGTGTTTCGTGGACCCTGCGGAGAGGATGGACTGTGCCATTTTGACTCAGATTTACGGTCGGGTCGCCGTCTTCCACTCCCTGTTCTGGCCAACCTGCACACTGATTGGAGGAGCCATTATCGTTGCCATGGTGAAGTTCACTCAGTACCTATCCATCATGTGTGAGCGACTGAGCCGCATCAAGACGTGA